The genomic DNA GTGGAAAGACCTGTCTGCATCTCAGTGGTGAGAATGGATACATTCGAGTTCTAGAGGTAAATACAGCCAACTGACATGCAATATTGACAGACCAAACCTGTTGTGTGAGCTGAGGTCTTTGAAGGTTAGCTCCGATGACTTGAGATAGTAGAGTATTTGAAGTATTTTTGGGAGGTATTTTAAATGTTACATTTCAACATGCTACCCTGTCATTAGGATTATATAAGGTATAGCCTACTGCAGCACCTTCACAACCCAGGAAACGTGTTTGTCATGTTACTGTGTACAAAGGTAAACAATGATTAGTTCCCACAATGAAATTGATACCCTGAACCTCTGCAAGACTATATGCTGTTTGATCTTTCTAATGATATACATATTTCTTCTTTTAGGTTATGAAAAATATGATGAAAGAAGGGATTTATGTAGATGTCGAAGATACCAATAATTATGGTATGTTTGGCTTTCTTGTTTTCAGATTCTGTTCAGAACCTTCCATATAAAAAACTCTTAATGCGAGTtatatttaaagctgcaatatgtaacattCTGGGGCgttataaatctgtcattctcattgaaaggaagtctaagaagtggtagatctgttctatgtgggctatttctatgcttcccgttcttaagtgtAGTTTTACttttcttttacttttggttttgtacaccagcttcaaacagctgaaaatacaatctttttggttattgaaaatctatttcacagtggtttagatggtacaattgcttgttttgtcacaaaaactgaaattaggcgaactatcaCAATTTTAGCAACTAGGAAATGGCGGagggatttctgcatattgcacctttattAAAGGGATTGTTCACTCCAAAATTAAAGTTTGTCATATGATTCAGACCTCAAAAGTAGTCAAACGTTAAGATGAATCCATGTCCCACGGCATTAGTAGTGAGCTATATGCCTCAACCACAAATTAATGGAAAAGATAAGCACCAAACAAAATCATGAAATGTTATAGTGTATCTTTTCCATTCATTTGGGATTgaggcatatacagtgcattcggaaagtattcagaccactttactttttccacattttgttacgttacagtcttattcgaaaaatgtattaaattaatatttttcctcatcaatctacacacaataccccacaatgacaaagcgaacacagggttttcgaaatgtttgcaaattttttaaaataaaagaaataccttatttacataagaattcagaccccttgctatgaggcttgaaattgagctcaggtgcatcctgtttccattgatcatccttaagatatttctacaacttgattggagtccacttgtggtcaattcaatttattggacatgatttggtaaggtcccacagttgaccgtgcatgtcagagaaaaaaacaagccatgaggtcgaaggaattgtccgtagagctccgagaaaagattgtgtcgagggacagatctgggcaagggtaccaaaacatttctgcagcattgagggtccccaagagcacagtggcctccatcattcttaaatggaagaagtttgaaaccaccaagactcttcccagagctggccgcccagccaaattgagcaatcgggggaaaagggagaTAACCaggaacccaatggtcactctgacagagctccagagttcctctgtggaaatgggagaaccttccgggaaaggacaaccatctctgcagcactccactaatcagacATTTATGGTAGTTTTTTtaaccatagattttcaagcagatctAAGTCTAAAATGTAACACGGCCACTCAGGAgcgttcactgtcttcttggtaagcaactccagtgaaaATTTGGCCCAGGTTATCTTCTAGGATTTtcagtttcttttttatccttaATTATGAAGGAtgcctttatctttgtagtgactgggtgtattgatacaccatctaaagtgtaattaataacttcaccatgctcaaatagATGCTctcctttgcgaggcattggaaaacctccctggtctttgtggttgaatatgtgtttgaaattcactgctcgactgaaggaccttacagataattgtatgtgtggtatacagagatgaggtagtgtggtggctaatttctgcattaccaaatgaggagttacaaacttcacacaccagtcggagttatacttaaactacatctttaataataagagctttgcaaaagcacttgactttcaatgatgcgctatctctaatgaaccatagaaaagtgacaacacaaaagtacatgtcacgtcctgaccagtagagaggatattttgttattgtagtttggtcaggacgtggcagagggtagttgatttatgtattacgggtttttttggtcactggtctatgtttgtatttctatgtgtatgttctagggtagtttttctatgtgtaggttgggtgctggactctcaattggaggcaggtgtttctagttgcctctgattgggagtcctataaataggtgtgtgttttgtttgtcacttgtgggtagttgtttgagagcactgcttttgttgagcctgcttctctgttcctgcttctctgttcctgtcgttagtttgtttattgtttttccgtggtgttctcattttatttaataaatatgttgagcacgcaacccgctgcgccttggtcccattctctcttccacaACAGCTGTGacagtacaaagatcttttatagccaagatacaccactctcaacgtacatgacgaacaacagatcttagaaacagttcacaaagggactttatatttgagaaaggagtatcccttagccagataacatttgctataaattatcgttcagtttggtccctaagacaaggttctaatctcgttcctggtactacatagtacaaaaacaccaactcttccaatggcatatatcaattgtcaactctagatactcccatctcaagtaaaccccctcttgatcccactcctggacaagctcactgaggggactgacttgcgcacagacattgtggagacaaataattggttccccattaatcacaccatcccttcacatggtttaagaataggtaaagacacattcacatatgaagacaatattccattctgtcctcttccctttctgatattctgcatagcaccagggacatgtgaaagacaagcctgacctctcccctctctgggccccaagtgactgagccctagcTAAGGGAAGATGTGCAActgtcaacaccagagtccaaagggatacattctaatgacaagtatctcacataagcatattatgcaaataaaacatctcaattatctatgttacccaactaattctgattcatctgccacagtagtcattcagaaatcatgttcaacactattattgcacacagattgagtccatttaacttattatgtgactttttactcccaaacttatttaggcttgccacaacaaaggggttgaatacttattgactcaagacatttcagctttaaatttgTAATTCATTTGGAAAAATGCACCACAAaattattccactttgactttaaaaatcttaatttaatcaatttaaacctaggttgtaacacaacaaaatgtggaaaaagtcaaggggtgtgaatactttctgaaggcaccataCATTGAAAAGTCCATTACCAGAATGTCATTGTCATAACTCATGTTTCTTCCATTGTTAAATTCCCTTTCCCTTACATACTTTGATAGATTTTGGGTGGTTGGTCTTATTCTACACTGCCTCATGTCTGTGCTTGGTATGTATTGTGGTCAGGGCTCAGTGTGTTTCAGTGTGCAGCAGTGGCTCTGAACGTCACAGTGCGAGAGCTGGAGAGAAGTGTGGCCCCCAGTCAGATGAGACTCCACACACTACGCAAGAAGCAGATAATGGAAACACTGTCTGCTGCAAATGGGAAGCTACCATCACACTCTGGTCAGTGTCTACGGATGATATAGGCTGCTAAAGTTTGGAATTTGGAAGTCATAATGTGTTCATTTAAGTTATTAAGCTAAGAATGTATTAAGTTTGAATGAATCCACACAAAGATATACGGTAGATCCTGGAGTATTTAAAGAACCATTCATGCTCTGTTTGCTTAAGCCTTAAAGTGCAGGAGATAAAAATGCTGTCAACTACTCTCCCTCAGGATAATCGCTGTGGGGAGAATGCAAATGATGTGGGAAGCAAAATGGAGTCCTGCAAGTTTATGCAAGGAGTGGTCTCCAGACCCAGTAAGGTAAGCTACTTCTAAACTTCAGTATTTTTCGTACGATTGCGATGGGGGGTTGTAGATAAAAAAATACTCTACATTTGAGTTTATCTTTGTTTCACACTGTTTTATTGAACACACAAATGCAAATGATAATTTCTTGCTGTTCTTGCTGTTTTTGATGTATCGAAAAACACAGTTTTATTTGGTTACAGTTTGATTTCATAGGGTCCTCGATAAATTGAGTAATTTCCAAAATCTATTAGATTCATGGttttaatttggttttaatcTCTTTCTTAGGGGAACTATGTGACCTAGATTGGGTGTCCATCCACATAGCTGTTCCTTATGAAATGATGTGTGCATCTGCCAAGCAAGGCATACCAGAGAACTGACAGCAAATGTTTCAAGCTTGAACGTGTCTTGGAAAAAGGTAAATGTGGTTCAGAAAGTCTTTAATTTTGTAATACCTAATTCTTTGTTAGGTGGCTTTAAAAGTAAGAGGCTTTCTTCAAGGCAAGGTACAGTTCTTATGTAAAGCATCCAAAGTTTTATGTAAGCTAAAACACGATTGGAAATTGAGTGTTTTGCAATAAGACTTTGATTGCACATTCGCTGGTTTCTGTGAAACTTCCACTGTTTGTTACATTAAAGTAACAACATGTAAATGCAAGTTACGCTAAATGTTATttggtaaatgtgatatttgtgtTGTATGTAATACAACGAGAGTCATATTCTTACACACTTACTTCTAGGAGGGAAAGTGATCATGTTCAAAGCAGCCAGTTTAGGCTGGAAAGTAGAAACCAAGTCGCCAAGACGTTGTTACACGGGTGAATACTCTCCTATCATACTACATTACAAAGGTGTGTGGAGTATGACACCAATtatacgtgtgtgtctgtgtgtgtgtctgtgtgtatgtgtgtgcgagtgtgtgcgtTTTTCTATAATGAATACCAAGGTTATCAACAATGTTCTTATATGTATATAGGCCTATATGGTGAACGTTAAAGGTGCAACCCATAAGTTCATCTCAGCTGATGGAGAGGGTCATTGCAAGTTCAAAACAAAAAAAGTAGTGGAACAGGCACAGTCATTGGCATAAATAAAACTACATTGTACTTTGTGGCGTTTCCACAGGAGACATAGGAATTTACATATTACACTTTTGTTATACATTTTTGGCTGGTGTCATGTTATATTACCAACATGGTCATCTCGTACTAGACACATTCAAGGCATGTGGCATTGTGTGTGGTAACAGGTTTTTGAAATTGTAGTGAACTAtctttttaaaaaataatttagTAGACTATCTTAAAGACATTCACCAAATATGATTTACTATGAACCAAAAAAGTTGCTCTTTATTTTACACAGTAAATCAGCATTGCTCTTTTTGTATGGTTGACAGTACATTCAGATGGCAGTCAGGTAAACTAGTCAACTAGTACAGCCATGAATGTCTAATCTTTGTTGTTATGGTGGAGCTTGGGTGTTAACCCTGAATTCCTTGACTAAAATCCTTTCTCATTTTATAATCCCAATGTTATGCTGGTTGTATACCGCATACTTTACGATAACACTTTATTAGTCCCTGAAAGGAGCTAAATTCTTCACTTAAAAATATTTCGTGGTTTGCACTGCATTGTTTTTGTAAATAatggttgtgatgtagctagcttCACTTCACCTCCAACAATTTAAAGCAGTTTTTATTTGCACTTATTcttattgtagttgtagtagtatatTTGTTAGTAATTTTTATTACACATATAGTACTATGTAGTTGTAGTGGTGTAGTTATTGTATTTGAAATTAAAAAGTAACTATTTCTCCCACTATAAAGAGACCATTATCTGTATGCTGGTGTTTGGTATGCAAGGTTtttatactgccctaccaaggAACTGCTCATTTGGTGGAAAATGTGTTAATGTCATTTTTGATACagtaaatacatgcttaatcatgtggacaagtatcatgcctctattgtattgtgttttggagaaaattgggtcatgttagcagtaactgtataaggttactgtgaaaccaataaaaaacaataataaaagctatttttctcagttccacacTTTGAgtagttactgcctttttgcttggtagggcagaataccagtcaaaggtttggacaaacctgctcattcaagggtttttctttctttcttttttatattatagaataatagtgaagacatcaaaactatgaaataacatgtatggaatcatgtagtaacccaaaaagtgttaaacaaatctaaatataattcagatttttcaaagtagacagctttgcacactcttggcattctctcaaacagcttcatgaggaatgcttttccaacagtcttgaaggagttcccacatatactaagcacttgttggctgctggGTGATTGTAGAgacaaggtcatctgatgcagtactccatcactctccttctcggtcagatagcccttacagagcctggaggtgtgttttgggtcatggtcctgttgaaaaacaaatgatagtcccactaagtgcaaaccagatgaaATGGCATAtatctgcagaatgctgtggtagccatgctggttaagtgtgccttgattttgaaataaatcactgacagtgtcaccagcaaagcacgcccccaccatcacacctccgcctccatgcttcacagtgggaaccacacaggcAGAGaacatctgttcacctactcagcgtctcacaaagacatggcggttggaaccaaaaatctaaaattgggactcatcagaccaaagaacagatttacaccggtctaatgtccattgctcgagtttcttggccaaagcaagtctcttcttaatattggtgtcctttagtagtagtttctttgcagcaatttgaccatgaaggcccgatttacgcagtctcctctgaacagttgatgttgagatgtgtctgttacttgaagtctgtgaagcatttacagttgaagtcggaagtttaccttagccaaattgtcacggttgtcgtaaggagaagcgaaccaaagtgcagcgtgtgtgtcgttccacattttatttatattgtgaaactatgcgatacataaacataaactaaagaacaacagaacaaaccgtgacgcagagttgaaacatacactactcaaaaaacaatctcccacaaacccaggtggaaaaaaaccctacttaagtatgacctccaattagagacaacgaggaccagctgcctctaattggagatcatcccaaacaaaaaccaacatagaaatacaaaactagaacctgacaacataaaaaaactaaactagaacaccccccctgtcacaccctgacctactctaccatagaaaataacagctttctatggtcaggacgtgacacaaatacatttaaactcagtttttcacaattcctgacatttaatcctagtaacaattccctgtcttaggtcagttaggatcaccactttattttaagaatgtgaaatgtcagaataatagcagggagagttatttatttcagcttttatttctttcatcacattcccagtgggtcagaagtacactcaattacatacactcaattagtattcggtagcattgtctttaaattgtttaacttgggtcaaacctttcgggtagccttccacaagcttcccacaataagttgggtgaattttggcccattcctcctgacagagctggtgtaactgagtcaggcttgtaggcttccttgctcgtacacgctttttcagttctgcccacacattttccataggactgagttcagggctttgtgatggccactccaatagcttgactttgttgtccttaagcgattttgccacaactttgaaagtatgcttggggtcattgtccatttggaagacccatttgcgaccaagctttaacttcctgactaatgtcttgagatgttgcttcaatatatccacatcatttccgttcctcatgatgccatctattttgtgaaatggtgtttatacttgcgtactattgtttgtacagatgaacgtggtaccttcgtgctcctagatcttagtgctgcttttgataccattaatcaccacattcttttggagagattggaaacccaaattggtctacatggacaagttctggcctggtttagatcttatctgtcggaaagatatcagtttgtctctgtgaatggtttgtcctctgacaaatcaactgtaaatttcggtgttcctcaaggttttgttttaggaccactattgttttcactatatattttacctcttggggatgtcattcgaaaacataatgttcaatttcactgctatgcggatgacacacagctgtacatttcaattaaacatggtgaagccccaaaatcgCCCTCgcagaagcctgtgtctcagacataaggaagtggatggctgcaaactttctacttttaaactcggacaaaacatagatgcttgttctaggtcccaagaaacaaagagatcttctgttgaacctgacaattaatctggatggttgtacagtcgtctcaaataaaactgtaaaggaccctgatctctcttttgaagaacatatcaagactgtttcaaggacagcttttttccatctacgtaacattgcaaaaatctgaaactttctgtccaaaaatgacgcagaaaaattaatccatgcctttgttacttctaggttggactactgcaatgctctactttccggctacccggctaaagcactaaacaaacttcagttagtgctaaatacggcggCTAGAatactgactagaacccaaaaatttgatcatattactccagtgctagcctccctacactggcttcctgttaaggcaagggctgatttcaaggttttactgctaacctacaaagcattacatgggcttgctcctacctatctttccgatttggtcctgccgtacatacctacacgtacgctacggtcacaagacgcgggcctcctaattgttcctagaatttctaagcaaacagctggaggcagggctttctcctatagagctccatttttatggaatagtctgcctacccatgtgagagatgcagactcagtctcaacctttaagtctttactgaagacacatctcttcagtaggtcctatgattaagtgtagtctggcccaggggtgtgaaggtgaacggaaaagctggagcaacgaaccgcccttgctgtctctgcctggccggtttcccctctttccactgggattctctgcctctacccctattacaggggctgagtcactggcttactggtgttcttccatgccgtccctgggaggggtgcgtcacttgagtgggttgagtcactgacgtggtcttcctgtctgggttggcgcccccccttgggttgtgccgtggcggagatctttgtgggctatactcggccttgtctcgggatggtatgttggtggttggagatatccctccagtggtgtgggggctgtgctttggcaaagtgggtggggttatatcctacctgtttggccctgtccgagggtttcatcggatggggccacagtgtctcctgacccctcctgtctcagcctccagtatttatgctgcagtagtttatgtgtcggggggctagggtcagtctgtcacatctggagtatttctattgtcttttccggtgtcctgtgtgaatttaaatatgctctctctttttctctttctttctttctctctctcggaggacctgagcccttggaatatgcctcaggactacctggcttgatgactccttgctgtccccagttcacctggccgtgctgctgctccagttccaactgttctgcctgcagctatggaaccctgacctgttcactggacgtgctacctgtcccagacctgctgtaccagacctgctggaaccctgacctgttcaacggacgtgctacctgtcccagacctgctgttttcaacactctagagacagcaggagcgttagagatactctcaaagatcggctatgaaaaagccaactgacacttactcttgtgttactgacttgttgcaccctcgacaactactatgattattattatttgaccatgctggtcatttatgaacatttgaacatcttggccatgtgctgttataatctccacccggcacagccagaagaggactggccacccctcatagcctggttcctctctaggttttgtcCTAGGTgttgtcctttctagggagtttttcctagccaccgtgcttctacacctgcattgcttgctgtttggggttttaggctgggtttctgtacagcactttgagatatcagctgatgtaagaagggctatataaatacatttgatttgaatttgattttggaaattgctcccaaggatgtcaagcaaagaggcactgagtttgaaggtaggccttgaaatacatccacaggtacacctccaattgactcaaattatgtaaactagcctatcagaagcttctaaagccatgacatcattttctggaatttttcaagctgtttaaaggcacagtcaactttgtgtatgtaaacttctaacccactggaattgtgatacagtgatttttttgtgaaataatctgtctctaaacaattgttggaaaaatgacttgtgtcatgcacaaagtagatgtcctaaccgacttgccaaaactatagtttgttaacaagacatttgtggagtgtttgaaaaacgagttttaatgactccaaccaaagtgtacgtaaacttccgacttcaactgtatttgggctgcaatctgaggtgcagttaactctaatgaacttatcctctgcagcagaggtaactttgggtcttgcTTTTCTGTGGTGgaactcatgagagccagtttcatcatagtgcttcatGGTTTTTGTAAtttcacttgaagaaactttcttgaaatattccatattgactgaccttcatgtcttaaagtaatgatggactgtcatttctctttgcttattttagcagttcgtgccataatatggacttagtcttttactaaatagggctattttctgtataccaccaaaTACCTTTCATAACagatttgctcaaacgcattaaaaatgAAATTAATTtgataaattaacttttaacaaggtttaacactttttggcatactacatgagtccatatgtgttatttcctaagttttaatgtcttcactattattctacaatgtagaaaatagtcaaaataaagaaaagtccttgaatgagtagttactgtatgtatttgtatacatttgttcaatattgttttttttattcagaAAGAGCTAGATGAGATAGAGTATATGCACAACCCAGACCTTTGGAATTGATTGGAGATTTTCAAACTAAAATAATCAAGTTAAGCACACCGATCTCAGGTTACCATTCAGCTAACCTCGTCCCCTGGCTCAATTGCTTCCGgttcgacagagagagagctggctgGAGATGAGATTAGGATTCAGCCCACGGTAACAATGGAGTCATGCTAAAATACTGTAGCCGTCCATGTTCTTTATTTATGTATTTGTGTGCAATTCTAATTTAGACTGGTTGTCTCAAGGCTTTGTTGATCAACGAATAAGCTGAAAACTGATAGGAACGCAAGCAGCTATAAGTTTGTTTTAGTCTTGCAGGAGGAGTGTTGTTGAACGAATGATGGGCTGTCACTCACATCTTTGAGTTTAGTGATGCCTGAGTGTATAAGATGTTACTGGTGGTGCACAGTTTCTGTATGGCTACATAGCTGGTGCTTGGCCCCTTTTAAGTTGATTTGTTTATACCACTTTCCCATGACCTTTATTATTAAAGATTAAAGCAATTTTACCTGATGGCCTTTGCCTTGTTTCAGTCCGATGATTACAGTGTTGGTGCCATTCTTACACAGTTCAGCTCTCCATATTGTAAGGAATTCTATAATGTATAATTTGCAGAGTCTTGCTGGCCAGATCCACAATGATCTCACACGTTTACATTTTCATTCACGCAACCTTGTCtcagcatttcatattattctgtacgtaaatccaagacactccatttgtgactcgtttcaggaaactaggcgtatgtcgcacgtcacCAGCTCACAAATATTTTTATTAAAATgcttttttggcagaaatgccttctggaacatgtgaactttcgtgtgccttaatatcaaacttgtatgccatctgtaaatacaaaatacaattgttaaattacgagcctagttgatttagccacggaaaaagtcaaaaaccttcctgctagccatgattggctgagataataaatggactggacatgccgagagatgagtttggattggtctgccatgtagcaccttctgtctataacatgagctgctcggtatgtgtagataatcctttctactgcagttttttAAAGATATCATGGATAACCGCAAAAGTGTTTCTCCGGATTATATCTTCAAATTAAGggaaaccatggcatccgtgacagagtgGGAGAAAGATCTGATGATTCTTATGGCATTGCACACGGTCAGAGTGACTTGACGCAATGGGCCAagcaagctgtacaaacaaaacggaaacgacacagtatgtcttatttaatgaaaggggttgcagtctgccatGAAGTGTTCATCCATATATACGTGTAACAGGGTTATATTGTTGATT from Salmo trutta chromosome 26, fSalTru1.1, whole genome shotgun sequence includes the following:
- the LOC115163260 gene encoding NF-kappa-B inhibitor zeta-like produces the protein MREAASLEAAVKTVLHLAAQKNQHLMADDLIRHDACVNEKDRCGKTCLHLSGENGYIRVLEVMKNMMKEGIYVDVEDTNNYGLSVFQCAAVALNVTVRELERSVAPSQMRLHTLRKKQIMETLSAANGKLPSHSG